ACCTTGCCTTCGGGGGTGCGCCAGGTGGTGCGGGCGAGCTGCGCCTTGTAGTCGTCGAGCGCGAGCACGAGGGCGGACATCTTCTCGAGCGCGTTGATGCCGTGCTGCGGCAAGGAGCCGTGGGCGGCGCGGCCGTGCACGATGACCTCGAGCCAGAGGGTGCCGTTGTGGCCGCAGCAGACGGTGCTGCCTTCCCCACCCTCCATCACGACCGCGTAATCGGGAGCAATCGGGGCGTGGCGGACGAGCCAGCCGGAGCCCAGCTCGGAATCGGTCTCCTCGTCGGCGGTGAACGACACCTCGACGTTGAGCGCGGCCGGCGTGCGTGTGGCGCGCAGGGCCTGCAGCGCGAGCAGGAGGCTGGCGATGGAGCCCTTCATGTCCGATGTGCCGCGGCCGTAGATCCAGCCGCCGTCGACGGCGCCGCTGAACGGATCGCCCTGTTTCCAGGTGCCGGAGACGGGGACCACGTCGTAGTGGGCGTTGAAATGCAGGGTGCGTCGGGCCCCGGGCGCGGCCAGCTTGCCGACGACGTTGTAGCGCGGATACGCGTGCTGCTCGGGCGGCAGGACCTGTTTCAGGAGGCGGGCGGGGATCGGGTGCCGCCGCGCCTTCAGGCCGATCCGCTGGAGCTCCGTCGTCAGCCACGCGGTGATCGGCTCGTAGTTTTGACCCGGCGGATTGACGGTGGGGATTCGGACGAGGTGCTGCAGCCGGGCGACCAGGTCGTCGGCGTGTTGGTCGATGTACTCGGAAACAGTCATGGCAGGACGCGTGGGAGGACGCCGGCAAGGCGGCGCGGGCCAAGGCTGCGCCGAGGCGTCACCCGGTGGCAAACCGCGAATCTGACCCCGCGGGCGGCGGGATGAGCCGGGAAATACCGCTGCCGGCCGGGTGTCCGGCGGGCGCGGTTAGGCAACCTGAATCGGAGGCGCGGGGCGGCGTCGCGCCAATTGACAGGGTGCGCCGGGCGCGCCAGCGTCCGAAAAATGATTCTGGCCGATCTGAGGAAAGACTACTCGCTCTCGGGCCTGGCCGAAAAGGACCTGGCCCGGGATCCCTTCCGGCAGTTCGAGAAGTGGTTCGCGGAGGCGCAGGCCGCCAAGATCGTGGAGCCGAACGCGATGGTGCTGACCACGGCGACGCGCGAGGGGAAACCCTCGATCCGCACGGTGTTGCTCAAGGCGGTGGATGGCCGCGGCTTCGTGTTTTATTCGAATTACGAGAGCCGGAAAGGCCGCGAACTCGAGGGCAACCCCCGGGCGTCGCTCCTGTTCCCGTGGTACGCGTTGGAACGCCAGGTGATCGTGGAAGGCAGCACGACGAAAGTCGCGCGGGAGGAGAGCGAAGCGTATTTCCACTCCCGGCCCCGCGCCAGCCAGCTGGCAGCCTGGGGTTCGGCCCAGAGCAGCATCCTGCCGAACCGACGCGTGCTGGACGACAATCTCAAGGCCCTGGACCAGAAGTACGCCGGCCAGGAGGTGCCCCTCCCGCCCAACTGGGGTGGCTGGCGCCTGGCGCCGGAGACGGTGGAGTTCTGGCAGGGACGTCGCAGCCGGCTGCACGACCGCCTGCGCTTCCGGCGGGAGAAGGACGGCTGGACGGTGGAGCGCCTGGCTCCTTGACGGGCCTTGGATCTGACGCGGCGGGTGCTTGCGCCACCGCGTCCGATCGGGTTTTCTCGCGCTCCCCGGCGGAGTCTCGCCTCCCATGCCTTCTTCCCGCACCTCCTCTAGTCGGCGTCCCGCGGCGGTTGCCACAACCCTGCTGGCTGCGGCGCTGCGCGCCCAGAGTGCGGGCGTGTTCATCGGCGAGCGGCAGAAGGGCACGTCGAGCCTGCGGATCGTCTTCGCCAACGAGAGCTTTTGCGCGCTGACGGGCCACGCGGCGCGCGAGCTGGTGGGCCGGGATTACGAATTGCTGCAGGTGGAAGCGGCGGACCTCGAGCGGGTGCGCGAGTGGATGCCCCGGGCGAAACCCGGTGAGCCGATCGCCGGCGAAGGCGTGATCCGCCGGGCGGACGGCGCCCCGGTGTCGGTCTCCTGGAGTTTCGACCCGCTCTTCGAGGCCGGCGAGATGACGCACGTCGTGGCGACGTATCGCGACCAGACGGAGAAGCGGCGGCTGCAGGAGGCGCTGGTGCATGCGCAGCGGCTGGACGCGGTGGGCCGGCTGGCGGGCGGAGTGGCGCACGACTTCAACAACCTGATTTCGGTCATCAACGGCTACTGCGAGATTCTCGCGGCGCATGTGGCGGGCAATCCGCAGGCGATGCGCGAGGTGGCGGAGATTCACGGCGCGGGTCGCAAG
The Opitutus sp. ER46 genome window above contains:
- a CDS encoding ArgE/DapE family deacylase, producing the protein MTVSEYIDQHADDLVARLQHLVRIPTVNPPGQNYEPITAWLTTELQRIGLKARRHPIPARLLKQVLPPEQHAYPRYNVVGKLAAPGARRTLHFNAHYDVVPVSGTWKQGDPFSGAVDGGWIYGRGTSDMKGSIASLLLALQALRATRTPAALNVEVSFTADEETDSELGSGWLVRHAPIAPDYAVVMEGGEGSTVCCGHNGTLWLEVIVHGRAAHGSLPQHGINALEKMSALVLALDDYKAQLARTTWRTPEGKVMSPTVNLGGVFHCGEGAKINTVPAHASFTIDRRVLPLEDHARAERDLRAFLAAAARRIPDCRITVRGISENFSCFSPPTHPFFTAMADCVTQVRREPTTFNVSTGFNDMHFFSHALKIPTLGYGPGGENFHAVNERARLKELIACAKIYARLMTTLV
- the pdxH gene encoding pyridoxamine 5'-phosphate oxidase gives rise to the protein MILADLRKDYSLSGLAEKDLARDPFRQFEKWFAEAQAAKIVEPNAMVLTTATREGKPSIRTVLLKAVDGRGFVFYSNYESRKGRELEGNPRASLLFPWYALERQVIVEGSTTKVAREESEAYFHSRPRASQLAAWGSAQSSILPNRRVLDDNLKALDQKYAGQEVPLPPNWGGWRLAPETVEFWQGRRSRLHDRLRFRREKDGWTVERLAP